CGGCATGCAGGTGCTCGAGTGGGTAGTATCCCATCCCGAGAAGGTGGCGAGCGCTATCCCTATCGCCACCACAGCGGTCCATTCACCTCAGCAGATCGCCTTTAACGAGGTGGGCCGGCAGGCCATTATGGCTGACCCAAACTGGAACGAAGGGAACTATTATGACCATCGCCTTCCCATGAAAGGCCTGAGTGTGGCGAGAATGGTGGGCCACATTACCTACATGAGCGACGAGTCCATGAAGGCCAAGTTCGGTAGACGCTTAAGAGGCGAGAAGCAGCCCTTTAAATTCAGCGCCGATTTTGAAGTAGAGGGGTATCTGCGATACCGGGGGGACAGTTTCATCAAACGCTTTGACCCTAATTCGTACCTCTACATCACAAAAGCGATCGACAATTTTGATTTGAGTAACGGTCAGGGCCTAAGCAACATGTTACGGGATGTGCGGACCAGATTTCTCATCATAGGCTTCAAATCGGACTGGCTTTATCCTTCATATCAATCGCAGGAGATCGCGAAAGCGTGCAAGCGTGCGGGTGCAAGCGCTATTTACTGCGAGCTCAGTTCAACTTATGGACACGATGCCTTCCTCGTTGAGGTCGATGAGCAGTCCCACCTCGTGAGCCATTTTCTGGACAGGGTATTTGAAGAGGTGCAAAGGTGACATCCTTAAGTGCCGATCACCAGGCAATCCTCGATTTTGTGACCCCCTCTTCATCGGTCCTTGACTTGGGCTGCGGCAGCGGGGACCTCCTCTTTCTTCTCGTGAGTCAAAAGAACGTGAAGGCCCAGGGAATCGAGATAGACGACAAGGCTATATTCGAATGCGTGGCCAAAGGGCTCAACGTGTTTCACGACGATATCGACACGGGTCTATCCGAGTATCAAGACAAGTCATTCGATTTCGTGGTGCTCAACCAGAGCCTCCAGCAGGTGAAAAAACCCGAGGAGGTACTGAAAGAGGCATTGAGGGTTGGCCGAAAAGCGATTGTCGGCATCCCCAACTTCGCTCAGCTCCGTGCCCGATGTCAGATCTTCTTTAGAGGCCGAGTGCCCATCACACCATCACTTCCTTTTGAATGGTATAATACGCCCAATCTACACTTCCTGAGCATCCTTGACTTTACTGAGTATTGCGCGCGAAGAAACATCGTCATTGAGACGGCCCGTTTCATGAGCGGAACACTGAGGATTTATATGCTGCCCAATCTTTTTGCGCGGACCGGACTTTTTGTTCTGTCGGGAGCGCTAGCATGAAGGACGCAGAAAGATATGCGGAGCGGTTGGGCGATGTCACAGCCGCCATGGAAATCTCCGTTGATCGGGCGAAAGACCTGCTTCGTGATGACCAAAGGACTGTTATCATCGATATCCGGAGTAACGGCCAAACATCGTTGGGCTACATCAAGGGGGCCCGGTTTGTCCCTCTTGGCCTCATTCAGGGCGAGTTAAACAAACTGGCAGCCGACAAAAGCGTTCCCGTGATCGTGTACTGTGCCTTCGGGGACCGTTCGGTGAGCGCCGCTGAGATGCTCCGAAAAATGGGTTTTATCAATGCCTGCTCGCTCTCAGGAGGGTTCAATGCTTGGCTTAGTCGGGGCGGTGAGATCGTTACCGATAGTCTCTTTACAATTTCTCAGCTTAACCGGTACAGCCGAAACATCCTCCTTGACGAGATCGGTGAACAAGGACAGCGCAAGCTCATGAGCGCCAGGGTCCTTCTTGTGGGCGCAGGGGGCCTTGCTTCTTCGGCGGGGCTTTATCTTGCTGCCTGCGGGATCGGAACCATAGGCCTTGTGGATTACGACTGGGTAGAGCTTTCGAACCTCAACAGACAGATAATGCACGGAACTGAAGATGTAGGAAGGCTAAAGGTAGAATCGGGAACCTCAGCCATCAAGAGGATCAACCCTGACGTGAATGTTGTATCCTTCCCCAACCGGCTCACCCCGATGAACGCCCTTGAGATTATAGAAGACTTTGATATGGTCATGGATGCCTCTGACAACGCAGGCACCAAATTTCTTCTCAACGACGCCTGCTTTTTTGCCGGCAAGCCCTACGTTTTTGGCGGCGCGGTGGGATTTAGCGGTCAGGCAGGCCTTTTCTGGCCCAAACAGAAAGGCCCGTGTCTCAGGTGTCTTTTTCCTGAGATGCCTTCGCGTGCGCTCGTGCCAACCTGTAGTGAGGCCGGCGTGCTGGGCGTCGTGCCCGGGCAGATCGGTCTTGTTCAGGCCACAGAAATCATAAAGCTTATTCTCGGCATAGGGGAACCCATGATCGGCAAGTACTACATCTACAATGCACTCAGCCTCACGGCCAGGTTTATTGTCACGGGCAGGAGCGTCGATTGCCCGCTGTGCGGGACGAACCCCCGAATCACGAGTCTTTCCGGCGAGGGCAGTGTTTCCTACGAAAACGAGGAATGCGCCTAGATATATTCAGAGGACAAGATGAGAAAAGGGCGCAAACGGTTGTGAGATTAAGGAGGTTTTTACAATGAATTGTTCAATGTGGAGCCATGGCGTATGCTCCGAATGTGATCTGTTCAAGGGCAGAGGCGGTGAGTGCAACGGTTATCCGGATACGGCAGAGCAAGGCAGCCAGGATGTATTTGAGGCGCTCAGTTCGGCCCGTAAACCGGCCGGACGCGTTCAAAAGAAACAAAAGAAAGAGCCCGACATCAAATTACTGGTTGTGGATGCGGAGAACGATCAAGTGAGGCCGTCGAGCCTCAAGGAAGCGCGCACGTGGGATTGGAAGAACCCCGAGATCATGAGGATTGTTGACGACTGGCAGATATCGAGCTATGAAATGCTCCTCTTCATTCTTAAGGAGAAAGCGGAAAAAGGCATCAAGGAAGTGCGGCTCTTCGAAGCGCC
The nucleotide sequence above comes from Syntrophorhabdaceae bacterium. Encoded proteins:
- a CDS encoding ThiF family adenylyltransferase; its protein translation is MKDAERYAERLGDVTAAMEISVDRAKDLLRDDQRTVIIDIRSNGQTSLGYIKGARFVPLGLIQGELNKLAADKSVPVIVYCAFGDRSVSAAEMLRKMGFINACSLSGGFNAWLSRGGEIVTDSLFTISQLNRYSRNILLDEIGEQGQRKLMSARVLLVGAGGLASSAGLYLAACGIGTIGLVDYDWVELSNLNRQIMHGTEDVGRLKVESGTSAIKRINPDVNVVSFPNRLTPMNALEIIEDFDMVMDASDNAGTKFLLNDACFFAGKPYVFGGAVGFSGQAGLFWPKQKGPCLRCLFPEMPSRALVPTCSEAGVLGVVPGQIGLVQATEIIKLILGIGEPMIGKYYIYNALSLTARFIVTGRSVDCPLCGTNPRITSLSGEGSVSYENEECA
- the metW gene encoding methionine biosynthesis protein MetW; this encodes MTSLSADHQAILDFVTPSSSVLDLGCGSGDLLFLLVSQKNVKAQGIEIDDKAIFECVAKGLNVFHDDIDTGLSEYQDKSFDFVVLNQSLQQVKKPEEVLKEALRVGRKAIVGIPNFAQLRARCQIFFRGRVPITPSLPFEWYNTPNLHFLSILDFTEYCARRNIVIETARFMSGTLRIYMLPNLFARTGLFVLSGALA
- a CDS encoding homoserine O-acetyltransferase; protein product: MVDKDKYTGVVETHYYTFADPPDALKLESGEKLGPITLAYETYGRLNSEGTNAILVCHALTGDAHAAGFHRGDKNPGWWDNMIGRGKAFDTNKYFVICSNVIGGCRGSTGPSSINPVTDKPFGLEFPLVTIRDMVNAQGRLVAHLGIEKLLSVAGGSMGGMQVLEWVVSHPEKVASAIPIATTAVHSPQQIAFNEVGRQAIMADPNWNEGNYYDHRLPMKGLSVARMVGHITYMSDESMKAKFGRRLRGEKQPFKFSADFEVEGYLRYRGDSFIKRFDPNSYLYITKAIDNFDLSNGQGLSNMLRDVRTRFLIIGFKSDWLYPSYQSQEIAKACKRAGASAIYCELSSTYGHDAFLVEVDEQSHLVSHFLDRVFEEVQR